Proteins encoded in a region of the Solanum dulcamara chromosome 9, daSolDulc1.2, whole genome shotgun sequence genome:
- the LOC129903161 gene encoding probable cellulose synthase A catalytic subunit 3 [UDP-forming]: MEVSAGLVAGTHNRDEIVVIRRDGEFSARSMQQQSGHICKICGDEVGFTIDGEPFIACNECAFPVCRTCYDYERREGSQVCPQCKTRYNRLKGCPRVHGDEEEDNIDDVENEFNFENDRIKHDFQYYGFEHFEQYMPSRDSRHQLPQVPLPTVMHMHYHVDTDIDPDKHALVPMGSAAFNGKGALALPYHYNTRVQPRSLDPTKDLAVYGYGSIAWKERMESWKQKQEKQQMMKDGEDREDEFDLSVLNEARQPLSRRLPIPSSQINPYRIIIMIRLVVLGFFFHYRVSHPVDDAYGLWLVSVICEIWFAVSWILDQFPKWLPIERETYLDRLSLRYEKEGQPCQLSAVDIFVSTVDPLKEPPLVTANTVLSILGVDYPVDKVSCYVSDDGAAMLTFEALSETAEFAKKWIPFCKKYNIEPRAPESYFSQNMDYLQGKVLTSFIKERRAVKRDYEEFKVRVNALVAKVQKVPEGGWTMQDGTPWPGNNVRDHPGMIQVILGQNGGLDTDRNELPRLVYVSREKRPGFNHHKKAGAMNALVRVSALLTNAPYLLNLDCDHYINNSKAIREAMCFMMDPSLGKTVCYVQFPQRFDGIDRNDRYANRNTVFFDINMKGLDGIQGPIYVGTGCVFRRQALYGLDAPKPKNNPSRICSCWLKWCCCQSCCSGKKKKNKKPKSEVKPLLNDEDSLALTVSQEVTQGENRALISDHKLENKFGQSPVFIVSTLLENGGTLTSASTASLLKESIYVISCCYEDETEWGKEIGWIYGSVTEDILTGFKMHCHGWRSIYCMPKRPAFKGSAPINLSDRLHQVLRWALGSIEIFFSRHCPLWYGYGRGLNWLERFSYINATIYPFTSIPLVAYCTLPAVCLLTGNFITPKLDNIASLWFLSLFISIFATSILEMRWSGVAIDEWWRNEQFWVIGGVSAHLFAVFQGLLKMLAGVDTNFTVTSKSGDDEEFAELYAFKWTTLLIPPTTLLVINIIGVVAGISNAINNGYESWGPLFGKLFFACWVILHLYPFLKGLVGRKNRTPTIIIVWSILLASIFSLLWVRIDPFLAKTDGPLLEECGLDCN; encoded by the exons ATGGAGGTCAGTGCTGGTCTAGTTGCAGGTACTCACAACCGGGATGAAATAGTGGTTATTCGTCGTGATGGTGAATTTTCT GCAAGGTCAATGCAGCAGCAGAGTGGTCATATTTGCAAAATTTGTGGAGATGAAGTGGGGTTCACAATAGATGGAGAGCCCTTTATAGCTTGCAATGAATGTGCTTTTCCAGTTTGTAGGACTTGTTATGATTATGAGCGACGAGAAGGTAGCCAAGTCTGTCCTCAGTGCAAAACTCGTTACAATCGTCTAAAAG GGTGTCCTAGAGTACATGGTGATGAGGAAGAAGATAACATTGATGATGTTGAAAATGAgttcaattttgaaaatgatcGCATAAAACATGATTTCCAGTATTATGGTTTTGAGCACTTTGAGCAATACATGCCTTCTCGCGACTCAAGACATCAACTTCCACAAGTTCCTCTGCCCACTGTTATGCATATGCATTATCAT GTAGATACTGATATCGATCCAGACAAACATGCATTGGTACCGATGGGGTCAGCAGCGTTCAATGGCAAAGGGGCACTTGCCCTTCCCTACCACTACAACACCAGAG TGCAACCAAGATCTCTGGATCCTACAAAGGACTTAGCTGTTTATGGATATGGAAGTATAGCTTGGAAGGAGAGGATGGAAAGTTGGAAACAAAAGCAAGAGAAGCAACAGATGATGAAAGACGGGGAGGATCGCGAAGATGAATTTGATTTATCAGT GTTGAATGAAGCAAGGCAACCATTATCAAGGAGATTGCCAATTCCATCTAGCCAAATCAACCCGTATAGAATCATCATCATGATCCGGCTTGTCGTTCTtggttttttctttcattatagAGTCTCTCATCCTGTTGATGATGCATATGGATTGTGGCTAGTCTCTGTAATATGTGAAATTTGGTTTGCTGTATCATGGATTCTTGATCAATTCCCTAAGTGGCTTCCCATTGAAAGGGAGACTTACCTCGATCGATTGTCCCTCAG ATATGAAAAAGAAGGGCAGCCTTGTCAACTTTCTGCAGTGGATATATTTGTGAGTACAGTAGATCCACTTAAAGAACCTCCTCTGGTGACTGCAAACACGGTTTTGTCCATTCTAGGGGTTGACTACCCTGTCGATAAGGTGTCATGCTATGTATCAGATGATGGGGCTGCTATGCTGACCTTTGAAGCATTATCAGAAACAGCTGAGTTTGCTAAGAAATGGATTCCTTTCtgcaaaaaatataatattgagCCTCGGGCTCCTGAGTCCTATTTTTCTCAGAATATGGATTATCTCCAAGGCAAGGTTTTGACTTCATTTATAAAAGAGCGACGAGCAGTGAAG AGAGATTATGAGGAATTTAAAGTACGTGTAAATGCTCTGGTTGCTAAGGTGCAAAAGGTTCCCGAGGGAGGGTGGACAATGCAGGATGGGACTCCTTGGCCTGGGAATAATGTTAGAGATCATCCTGGCATGATTCAG GTCATCCTAGGCCAGAATGGGGGGCTAGATACAGATAGAAATGAATTACCTCGACTAGTATATGTATCCAGAGAAAAAAGGCCTGGATTCAACCATCACAAGAAGGCTGGTGCAATGAATGCGCTG GTCAGGGTGTCTGCTCTGCTCACTAATGCTCCTTATTTGTTAAATTTGGATTGTGATCATTATATCAACAACAGCAAAGCCATCAGGGAAGCTATGTGCTTCATGATGGATCCATCGCTCGGGAAGACAGTTTGCTATGTTCAGTTTCCTCAGAGATTTGATGGCATTGATAGGAATGATCGGTATGCTAATAGGAACACAGTGTTCTTTGAT ATTAACATGAAAGGATTGGATGGAATTCAAGGACCTATATACGTTGGAACTGGATGTGTTTTCAGACGCCAGGCACTTTATGGACTCGATGCACCCAAACCGAAGAATAATCCATCGAGGATATGCAGTTGCTGGTTAAAGTGGTGCTGCTGCCAAAGCTGTTGCTcgggaaagaaaaagaaaaataagaagccTAAATCGGAGGTCAAGCCTCTTTTAAATGACGAAGACTCCCTTGCATTAACGGTCTCTCAAGAGGTCACACAAG GTGAAAATCGAGCTCTTATTTCTGACCACAAGTTAGAAAATAAATTTGGACAATCTCCTGTTTTTATTGTATCAACGCTGCTAGAAAATGGCGGGACTCTTACAAGTGCTAGTACGGCTTCTCTACTAAAAGAGTCCATTTATGTAATAAGCTGTTGCTATGAAGATGAAACAGAATGGGGAAAAGAG ATTGGCTGGATATATGGTTCAGTTACTGAAGACATATTAACAGGCTTCAAAATGCATTGTCATGGCTGGAGATCCATTTATTGTATGCCTAAAAGGCCTGCATTTAAAGGATCAGCACCGATCAATCTATCAGATCGTCTTCACCAGGTCCTTCGATGGGCTCTTGGTTCTATTGAAATCTTTTTCAGCAGGCATTGTCCTCTCTGGTATGGATATGGTCGTGGTCTCAATTGGCTTGAACGTTTCTCATACATAAACGCCACCATTTATCCATTCACATCTATTCCCCTTGTCGCTTATTGCACTCTACCTGCTGTATGCTTGCTAACCGGAAACTTCATTACACCTAAg CTTGACAATATTGCTAGCCTGTGGTTTTTGTCACTTTTCATTAGCATTTTTGCAACAAGCATTCTTGAAATGAGATGGAGTGGAGTAGCGATAGATGAATGGTGGAGGAACGAACAATTTTGGGTGATCGGAGGAGTTTCAGCACATCTATTCGCTGTGTTCCAAGGTTTACTAAAGATGTTAGCCGGTGTGGACACAAACTTCACAGTAACATCAAAATCAGGGGATGATGAAGAATTCGCGGAGCTTTATGCATTCAAATGGACAACTCTACTCATACCACCAACCACATTATTAGTCATAAATATTATAGGAGTTGTTGCTGGTATCTCCAATGCTATAAACAACGGGTACGAGTCATGGGGACCGTTATTTGGGAAGCTTTTTTTTGCATGTTGGGTGATTCTTCATCTTTATCCATTCTTAAAAGGACTTGTGGGTAGAAAGAATAGAACTCCTACAATCATCATTGTCTGGTCAATCTTACTTGCGTCCATATTTTCACTTTTATGGGTAAGGATTGATCCGTTTTTGGCGAAAACAGACGGTCCGCTTCTTGAAGAGTGTGGATTGGATTGTAACTAG